A region of Myxococcus stipitatus DSM 14675 DNA encodes the following proteins:
- a CDS encoding Rieske 2Fe-2S domain-containing protein, giving the protein MRSYQEVFSAYWHPVAFSHEVQERPVAFRLLGTEGVVWRSDTGVAATQRYCAHRGADLCQGERVTQGLRCAFHGWTYGRDGQCLRIPSQPSAPIPASARLDTYRCHERYGLIWVCLADTPAAPLPEWPELEDGTVAAVALPRLDWEVSAGRMMEIILDVAHLSWVHRGTFGNPEQPEVPPYEVERHSGGVRSRIVYPALAPGMEGAPGRVDRTTLTYDVTLPFAVRLAFKPTLFYAHTVYAVASPLSEEKMQCFYFASHHPKIRNFGEMFVKSELAILEQDRRVAEGQRPRAHPVDFAHEVHVKADSLPIEYRRAVAALRLGDAPRLPGLE; this is encoded by the coding sequence TTGCGCTCGTATCAAGAGGTCTTCTCCGCCTACTGGCATCCCGTCGCCTTCTCCCATGAGGTCCAGGAGCGGCCCGTTGCGTTCCGGTTGCTGGGGACGGAGGGGGTGGTCTGGCGGAGTGATACAGGCGTCGCGGCCACGCAGCGCTACTGCGCACACCGTGGGGCGGACCTGTGCCAGGGCGAACGCGTCACGCAGGGGCTTCGCTGTGCATTTCATGGTTGGACTTATGGGCGGGACGGCCAGTGTCTGAGGATACCCTCCCAGCCCTCGGCGCCCATTCCGGCCTCGGCCCGGCTTGATACATATCGCTGTCATGAGCGGTATGGGCTCATCTGGGTCTGCCTCGCGGACACCCCCGCGGCCCCGCTGCCGGAGTGGCCGGAGCTGGAGGACGGCACCGTCGCCGCCGTCGCGCTGCCTCGGCTGGACTGGGAGGTGTCGGCGGGGCGGATGATGGAAATCATCCTGGACGTGGCGCACCTGTCCTGGGTGCACCGGGGCACATTTGGCAATCCCGAGCAGCCGGAGGTGCCCCCCTACGAGGTGGAGCGGCACTCCGGAGGGGTTCGCTCACGCATCGTCTACCCGGCGCTCGCGCCAGGGATGGAGGGGGCCCCGGGGCGCGTGGACCGGACGACGTTGACCTACGACGTGACGCTCCCCTTCGCGGTGCGCCTGGCCTTCAAGCCGACGCTCTTCTACGCGCACACCGTCTATGCGGTGGCCTCGCCCCTCTCCGAAGAGAAGATGCAGTGCTTCTACTTCGCGTCCCACCACCCGAAGATCCGCAACTTCGGGGAGATGTTCGTGAAGTCGGAGCTGGCCATCCTGGAGCAGGACCGCCGCGTCGCCGAGGGCCAGCGCCCCCGGGCACATCCGGTGGACTTTGCCCACGAGGTGCACGTGAAGGCAGACTCCCTCCCCATCGAATACCGCCGCGCCGTCGCGGCCTTGCGCCTGGGGGATGCTCCACGGCTCCCTGGGCTGGAGTGA
- a CDS encoding Xan family putative trans-acting RiPP leader peptide, protein MELKASESSPVASSTVSEASSAPMELAASEVVPPPEKLDEIEEIDFLLEEIESKIAPLALA, encoded by the coding sequence ATGGAATTGAAGGCGTCGGAGTCATCACCTGTTGCTTCTTCGACGGTGTCCGAAGCTTCCTCCGCTCCGATGGAACTCGCGGCGTCGGAAGTCGTGCCGCCCCCGGAGAAGCTGGATGAGATCGAGGAGATTGATTTCTTGCTCGAGGAAATCGAGAGCAAGATTGCTCCGCTTGCCCTGGCGTGA